The proteins below are encoded in one region of Tomitella fengzijianii:
- the sigM gene encoding RNA polymerase sigma factor SigM, which yields MRTNGGDRSQSDVELLAEHVRGDRYAFADLIARHQDYLWAVARRNCRDAEDAADAVQEALLSAHRRAAAFRGECAVRSWLHRIVVNSCLDRLRRNAARPSVPYPEGGWEPADRHDEYAHVDASMTLRVALAELPDEQRMAVYLVDVEGRSVADAAQMLGVAGGTVKSRCARARLKLARSLAGLREHAG from the coding sequence GTGCGGACCAATGGGGGGGATCGCTCGCAGAGCGATGTGGAACTGCTCGCTGAGCATGTACGGGGCGACCGGTATGCGTTCGCCGATCTGATCGCCCGGCATCAGGACTACCTGTGGGCGGTGGCGCGGCGCAATTGCCGCGATGCGGAGGACGCCGCGGACGCCGTTCAAGAGGCGCTGCTGTCCGCGCACCGTCGTGCCGCCGCGTTCCGCGGCGAGTGCGCGGTGCGCAGTTGGCTGCACCGGATCGTGGTCAACAGCTGTCTCGACCGGCTCCGCCGCAACGCTGCGCGACCTTCCGTCCCGTATCCCGAGGGCGGCTGGGAACCCGCCGATCGCCACGACGAGTACGCACATGTCGACGCGTCGATGACGCTGCGGGTGGCTTTGGCCGAGTTGCCCGACGAACAGCGCATGGCCGTGTACCTGGTCGACGTGGAGGGCAGGTCGGTGGCCGACGCGGCACAGATGCTGGGCGTCGCGGGGGGAACGGTGAAGAGCCGCTGTGCGCGGGCGCGCCTCAAGCTGGCCCGGAGTCTCGCCGGCCTGCGCGAACACGCGGGTTGA
- the trxB gene encoding thioredoxin-disulfide reductase, producing the protein MSTPIVHDLIIVGSGPAGYTAGIYAGRAELAPVLFEGSQFGGALMTTTDVENYPGFAGGIMGPELMDQMREQAIRFGADVRTEDVDSIDLSGPVKTVTVGDEVHQARAVVLAMGAAARYLGVPGEQELLGRGVSACATCDGFFFKEQDIAVIGGGDSAMEEATFLTKFARSVTIVHRREEFRASRIMLERARANEKIRFLTNKAVESVAGDKSVSTLNLRDTVTGEESTLPVTGMFVAIGHDPRSELVNGQVDTDADGYVRVDSPMTSTSVPGVFAAGDLVDHTFRQAITAAGTGCSAAIEAERWLAALPADTVSSKDAADPVAATV; encoded by the coding sequence ATGAGCACCCCCATCGTCCACGACCTCATCATCGTCGGTTCAGGCCCCGCCGGATACACGGCCGGGATCTACGCCGGCCGCGCCGAGCTCGCGCCCGTGTTGTTCGAGGGCTCCCAGTTCGGCGGCGCACTGATGACGACGACGGACGTGGAGAACTACCCCGGATTCGCCGGCGGCATCATGGGCCCCGAGCTTATGGACCAGATGCGTGAGCAGGCGATCCGCTTCGGTGCCGACGTGCGCACCGAGGACGTCGACTCCATCGACCTGTCCGGGCCCGTCAAGACCGTCACGGTCGGCGACGAGGTCCATCAGGCGCGCGCGGTGGTGCTGGCGATGGGCGCGGCCGCCCGCTACCTGGGAGTCCCGGGCGAGCAGGAGCTGCTGGGCCGCGGCGTGAGCGCCTGTGCCACCTGCGACGGGTTCTTCTTCAAGGAACAGGACATCGCCGTGATCGGCGGCGGCGACTCCGCGATGGAGGAGGCGACCTTCCTCACCAAGTTCGCGCGGTCCGTCACCATCGTGCACCGGCGCGAGGAGTTCCGGGCTTCCCGGATCATGCTCGAGCGTGCTCGCGCCAACGAGAAGATCCGCTTCCTGACCAACAAGGCGGTCGAGTCGGTGGCGGGCGACAAATCCGTTTCCACACTGAACCTGCGGGACACCGTGACCGGCGAGGAGTCGACGCTCCCCGTCACCGGCATGTTCGTCGCCATCGGCCACGACCCCCGCAGCGAACTCGTCAACGGACAGGTGGACACGGACGCGGACGGATACGTGCGCGTCGATTCGCCGATGACCTCCACGTCCGTGCCCGGGGTCTTCGCGGCCGGCGACCTCGTCGACCACACGTTCCGGCAGGCGATCACCGCCGCCGGCACCGGGTGCTCCGCGGCCATCGAGGCGGAGCGCTGGCTGGCCGCCCTGCCGGCCGACACCGTCTCTTCGAAGGACGCGGCGGACCCCGTCGCCGCCACCGTCTGA
- the trxA gene encoding thioredoxin — protein MSSTITVTEDSFESDVLHSDKPVLVDFWATWCGPCKMIAPVIEELAAAHSDKVTFAKVDVDKSPGIQRDLQIMSIPTLMLFEGGRQAGQLVGAQSKAKILKLLSGKI, from the coding sequence ATGTCCTCGACCATCACCGTCACCGAAGACTCTTTCGAAAGCGACGTGCTGCACAGCGACAAGCCCGTCCTCGTGGACTTCTGGGCCACCTGGTGCGGCCCGTGCAAGATGATCGCCCCCGTCATCGAGGAGCTCGCCGCCGCGCATTCCGACAAGGTCACCTTCGCCAAGGTGGACGTGGACAAGTCGCCCGGAATCCAACGTGACCTGCAGATCATGTCGATTCCGACGTTGATGCTCTTCGAGGGCGGTCGGCAGGCGGGACAGCTGGTCGGTGCGCAGTCCAAGGCCAAGATCCTCAAGCTGCTGTCCGGCAAGATCTGA
- a CDS encoding N-acetylmuramoyl-L-alanine amidase, whose amino-acid sequence MQPLRLGSRGAAVAEVRSILTGIGMLRGEAAVDASVPVGSARWNRSEPIFDEHLDLVVRTFQQQRGLLVDGVVGPATYQALRDASYRLGTRTLSYQVAAPMTGDDAATLQLRLQDLGFYRDLVDGYFGRATHEALVSYQGEYGLSADGICGPATLRSLQFLGTRVTGGSPHALTERELVRRSGPRLAGKRIVLDPGLGGTEPGLTVPNPHADNESLTQADIAWDITTRLEGRMAATGMETILTRGRRNSPTVAERAHIANAFGADLMISIQASSSSSPNPNGVATFHFGNSHGSTSMIGSILSGFIQREIVARTALRDCRSHARTWDILRLTRMPVAQVDVGYLSNATDLTLLTNPHTRDIVAEAILVAVKRLYLLDKDDQPTGSYTFSRLLAEEQA is encoded by the coding sequence ATGCAGCCACTCCGCCTCGGTTCGCGCGGTGCCGCGGTGGCAGAGGTCCGTTCCATCCTCACCGGCATCGGAATGCTCCGGGGCGAGGCCGCGGTGGATGCGTCGGTGCCGGTCGGCAGCGCGCGGTGGAACCGCAGTGAGCCGATCTTCGACGAGCATCTCGACCTCGTCGTCCGCACCTTCCAGCAGCAGCGCGGCCTCCTGGTCGACGGCGTGGTGGGTCCCGCCACCTACCAGGCTCTGCGCGACGCTTCCTACCGCCTCGGCACCCGCACTCTGTCCTATCAGGTGGCCGCGCCGATGACCGGGGACGACGCCGCCACGCTGCAGCTGCGGCTGCAGGACCTCGGCTTCTACCGCGATCTGGTCGACGGCTATTTCGGCCGCGCCACACATGAGGCGTTGGTGTCCTACCAGGGCGAGTACGGCCTGTCCGCAGACGGCATCTGCGGACCCGCCACGCTGCGCTCTCTGCAGTTCCTCGGCACGCGGGTCACCGGAGGCTCGCCGCACGCGCTGACGGAACGCGAGCTGGTGCGCCGCTCGGGCCCCCGCCTCGCCGGCAAGCGCATCGTGCTGGACCCGGGTCTCGGCGGTACCGAGCCCGGCCTGACGGTTCCGAATCCGCACGCGGACAACGAGTCGCTCACCCAGGCGGACATCGCGTGGGACATCACGACGCGCCTCGAGGGCCGCATGGCCGCCACGGGAATGGAGACCATCCTGACTCGGGGGCGCAGGAACAGCCCCACCGTGGCGGAACGCGCACACATCGCGAACGCCTTCGGTGCGGACCTCATGATCTCCATCCAGGCCAGCTCGTCGAGTTCGCCGAACCCCAACGGCGTGGCCACCTTCCACTTCGGCAACTCACACGGATCCACGTCGATGATCGGTTCGATCCTCAGCGGCTTCATTCAGCGCGAGATCGTGGCGCGGACGGCTCTGCGCGATTGCCGCAGCCACGCGCGCACGTGGGACATCCTGCGGCTCACGAGGATGCCCGTCGCACAGGTCGACGTCGGATACCTCTCGAATGCGACCGACCTGACGCTGCTGACCAACCCGCATACCCGCGACATCGTCGCCGAGGCGATCCTCGTCGCCGTCAAGCGCCTCTACCTGCTCGACAAGGACGACCAGCCGACGGGAAGCTATACGTTCTCGCGCCTGCTCGCCGAGGAGCAGGCCTGA
- a CDS encoding GNAT family N-acetyltransferase, protein MDTTPLTMATISDLPGHGRSCVFWEVDPEAGHRPLLDAAFEKEAWLSMVMLDWGTCGRIAWEESEAVGYALYAPPSLMPYASRFPTGPVSTDAILLSQLTGIADQTGSAAGRSTILLDAVIGDLIRRGVRAVESFGYREASAEAPGDPDFDPADLVRGVPESAGPDCTCGRCMIPAEFLAAWGFEEVAPHHRFPRYRLELGRDLGWKAEVEAAIESLFDVEPVVSGKSGDGAPLVTARAVSAHNAR, encoded by the coding sequence ATGGACACCACTCCCCTGACGATGGCGACGATCAGCGATCTTCCGGGGCACGGTCGATCATGCGTCTTCTGGGAGGTCGATCCCGAAGCCGGTCATCGTCCGCTCCTCGACGCCGCCTTCGAAAAGGAGGCGTGGCTGTCGATGGTCATGCTCGATTGGGGCACGTGTGGGCGAATCGCGTGGGAAGAGTCCGAGGCAGTCGGTTATGCCCTCTATGCCCCGCCGTCGCTGATGCCGTACGCAAGCCGGTTTCCGACAGGACCGGTGAGCACCGACGCCATACTGCTGTCGCAACTGACCGGCATTGCCGACCAGACGGGTTCGGCGGCCGGCCGGAGCACGATCCTGCTCGATGCCGTGATCGGCGACCTCATCCGGCGTGGGGTGCGCGCCGTGGAGTCGTTCGGTTACCGGGAAGCCTCAGCGGAGGCTCCCGGCGACCCGGACTTCGACCCCGCAGACCTGGTAAGAGGTGTGCCGGAATCGGCGGGCCCCGACTGCACGTGCGGGCGGTGCATGATCCCCGCGGAGTTCTTGGCGGCGTGGGGCTTCGAGGAAGTGGCACCGCATCACCGCTTCCCCCGGTACAGGCTGGAACTGGGACGGGACCTGGGTTGGAAGGCCGAGGTGGAGGCGGCTATCGAGAGCCTTTTCGACGTCGAGCCGGTCGTTTCGGGGAAGAGCGGCGACGGCGCCCCGTTGGTCACCGCGCGGGCGGTCTCAGCGCACAATGCGCGCTGA
- a CDS encoding ParB/RepB/Spo0J family partition protein codes for MSQTRKGGLGRGLAALIPTGPTEGPRLGAAAADVVFGPDSKIIGAPPAAGPDEGSGSESTESADSNGDAGSAVARTSTKNSATDKAASSSDASANSVQSAAAVRGGSDAAVSEPAGAAMGDAADIGAEYREIPLGQIEPNPKQPRQVFDEEALAELVHSIREFGLLQPVVVRQVAPDRFQLIMGERRWRASQRAETETIPAIVRNNADDTLLRDALLENIHRVQLNPLEEASAYQQLLEEFDVTHDELASRIGRSRPVISNTIRLLRLPVPVQRRVAAGVLSAGHARALLSLEAGAEAQEALAARIVAEGLSVRATEEAVTLANREDDSPAPAPTRRKPIQMPALQEVAERLSDSFDTRVTVSLGKKKGKIVVEFGTVDDLERIIKLMENEA; via the coding sequence ATGAGTCAGACACGTAAGGGCGGTCTCGGACGAGGGCTGGCCGCGTTGATCCCCACCGGTCCGACGGAGGGCCCGCGACTGGGCGCGGCGGCGGCCGACGTCGTGTTCGGGCCAGATTCGAAGATCATCGGTGCTCCCCCCGCGGCCGGGCCGGACGAAGGGTCAGGATCCGAATCCACCGAGAGCGCCGACAGTAACGGCGATGCCGGCAGCGCGGTAGCCCGGACCTCCACGAAGAACAGCGCGACCGACAAAGCAGCCTCGTCTTCGGACGCGTCCGCCAATAGCGTCCAGTCTGCGGCGGCCGTCCGTGGCGGTTCGGATGCCGCGGTATCCGAACCGGCTGGCGCTGCGATGGGAGACGCCGCGGATATCGGTGCGGAGTACCGCGAGATTCCGCTGGGGCAGATCGAACCGAACCCGAAGCAGCCGCGCCAGGTCTTCGACGAAGAGGCGCTGGCCGAGCTGGTCCATTCGATCCGCGAATTCGGGCTCCTGCAGCCGGTCGTCGTCCGTCAGGTCGCTCCTGATCGCTTCCAGCTAATCATGGGTGAACGCCGCTGGCGGGCCAGCCAACGCGCGGAGACTGAGACGATTCCGGCGATCGTCCGCAACAACGCGGATGACACGCTGCTGCGCGACGCGCTGCTCGAGAACATCCATCGCGTCCAGCTGAACCCGCTCGAGGAGGCCTCGGCTTACCAGCAGCTGCTGGAAGAGTTCGACGTGACCCATGACGAGTTGGCGTCACGGATCGGGCGCTCCCGCCCTGTCATCTCCAATACGATCCGTCTGCTGCGCCTCCCGGTTCCGGTGCAACGGCGCGTGGCTGCAGGAGTGTTGTCCGCCGGCCACGCGCGAGCGCTGCTGTCGCTCGAGGCCGGGGCCGAAGCGCAGGAGGCACTGGCGGCACGCATCGTGGCCGAAGGGCTGTCCGTGCGCGCAACCGAGGAGGCGGTGACGCTCGCCAACAGGGAGGACGACTCCCCCGCCCCCGCACCGACCCGGCGCAAGCCGATCCAGATGCCCGCGCTCCAGGAGGTTGCGGAGCGGCTCTCGGACAGCTTCGACACGCGGGTGACGGTGAGCCTGGGCAAGAAGAAGGGAAAGATCGTCGTGGAGTTCGGTACCGTCGACGATCTTGAGCGGATCATCAAGCTTATGGAGAACGAGGCCTGA
- a CDS encoding ParA family protein produces the protein MTNDTAEEVQNAQPALRALPRPDARRVITIANQKGGVGKTTTAVNLAAALAAHGLSVLVIDLDPQGNASTALGIDHRSGVPSSYELLIGEVDMSEAIHQSPHNDNLYCVPATIDLAGAEIELVSMVAREGRLKNAIDHTALDQHNIDYVLIDCPPSLGLLTVNALVAAREVLLPIQCEYYALEGVGQLLRNVELVQAHLNPSLHVSTILLTMYDGRTKLAGQVADEVRNHFGPVVLKTIIPRSVKVSEAPGYGLTVLEYDPASRGAMSYLDAGKEIAERGAATVKVRES, from the coding sequence ATGACTAACGACACTGCAGAAGAAGTGCAGAACGCGCAGCCCGCGCTCCGTGCACTCCCTCGCCCGGACGCGCGACGCGTGATCACTATCGCGAACCAGAAGGGTGGCGTCGGCAAGACGACCACGGCGGTGAACTTGGCTGCGGCGCTCGCTGCCCACGGTCTCTCGGTTCTCGTTATCGACCTGGATCCTCAGGGAAACGCGAGCACGGCGCTGGGTATCGATCATCGTTCGGGAGTTCCGTCGTCGTACGAACTGCTGATCGGCGAGGTCGACATGTCCGAGGCGATCCATCAGAGCCCGCATAATGACAACCTCTACTGCGTTCCCGCGACCATCGATCTGGCGGGCGCCGAGATCGAGCTGGTCTCGATGGTGGCGCGCGAGGGTCGGCTGAAGAACGCGATCGACCACACCGCGCTCGATCAGCACAATATCGACTACGTGCTCATCGATTGCCCGCCGTCGCTCGGCCTGCTCACCGTGAACGCATTGGTCGCGGCGCGCGAGGTGCTGCTGCCCATCCAGTGTGAGTACTACGCGCTCGAGGGAGTCGGTCAGCTCCTGCGCAACGTAGAGCTGGTGCAGGCGCACCTCAACCCGTCGCTGCATGTCTCGACCATCCTGCTGACGATGTACGACGGCCGGACGAAGCTCGCAGGGCAGGTTGCCGACGAGGTCCGGAATCATTTCGGTCCGGTGGTGCTCAAGACGATCATCCCCCGAAGCGTCAAGGTCTCGGAGGCGCCGGGCTATGGTTTGACGGTGTTGGAGTACGACCCGGCGTCCCGGGGTGCGATGAGCTACCTCGATGCGGGTAAGGAAATAGCGGAGCGTGGGGCAGCCACGGTCAAGGTGCGGGAGTCATGA